The following are encoded together in the Nitrospirota bacterium genome:
- a CDS encoding efflux RND transporter periplasmic adaptor subunit, translated as MDTMTARARRTISGTLLGFLGGVATALAVVAGWWLWSDRPLAASGDVERSGAMANMSDMEGMDMSGGSMAQAPVTLTPARRQSIGVKTGVVETRPFEKTVRAVGTVAYDERHVKQVNLRVAGWVTKLAANFTGQFVRAGEPLLTIYSPELAATQDEYRLALRTRARLGQSVMEPIRTGADEQVVAARSRLRLLNLSDEQIASLGEAAPSAETTLVAPLSGVITKKMALQGMYATPEMPLYEIADLSTVWVYADVYEQDLPLIALGQTAAVTLAAYPGEQFEGRVVFIDPALSPETRTTRVRTEFANPDLRLKPGMYGDVTIHVRKKPVLAVPREAVLDSGTKTLAFLDAGDGRFEPREIKTGRTFDGYTEVIEGLQAGDKVVTSGTFLIDSESRLMAATNMMGALGMGGIKMEQAQMGEMDMGGMPGMAGMEDMKGMEGMEGNDMKGMPGMPMGAAATPSAQTIGGVTLSLETDPAPAQKGDNTVRVTVRANNKPVTDAVVTVAYTMAMPGMEVETVKATHTKDGVYEAVVDLGMRGAWTIDATVARGNSKPVTAQFTVHAGK; from the coding sequence ATGGACACCATGACAGCACGAGCACGACGAACGATCTCGGGAACATTGTTGGGCTTCCTCGGCGGTGTGGCCACCGCCCTGGCTGTAGTCGCGGGGTGGTGGCTGTGGTCGGACCGCCCTCTGGCTGCCTCCGGGGACGTGGAGCGCTCAGGAGCCATGGCGAACATGTCCGACATGGAGGGCATGGACATGTCGGGTGGCAGCATGGCTCAAGCCCCCGTCACACTGACGCCCGCGCGGCGCCAGAGCATCGGGGTCAAGACCGGCGTCGTCGAAACACGTCCGTTCGAGAAGACGGTCCGTGCCGTCGGCACCGTGGCGTATGACGAACGGCATGTCAAGCAGGTCAATCTGCGGGTCGCGGGGTGGGTCACCAAGCTGGCCGCGAATTTCACCGGCCAGTTCGTGCGGGCCGGGGAGCCGTTACTGACCATTTACAGTCCCGAGCTGGCAGCGACCCAGGACGAGTACCGTCTGGCGCTCCGTACCCGCGCGCGGCTGGGCCAGTCGGTGATGGAGCCCATTCGAACCGGGGCCGACGAGCAGGTCGTGGCCGCACGCTCGCGGCTGCGGCTCCTCAACCTGAGCGACGAGCAGATCGCGTCGCTGGGCGAAGCGGCCCCCAGCGCTGAAACCACCCTGGTCGCTCCGCTCTCCGGCGTCATCACCAAAAAGATGGCGCTTCAAGGCATGTACGCGACCCCCGAGATGCCCCTGTACGAGATCGCGGACCTTTCGACGGTGTGGGTCTACGCGGACGTTTACGAGCAGGATCTGCCCTTGATCGCTCTGGGCCAGACGGCCGCGGTGACGTTGGCGGCCTATCCCGGAGAGCAATTTGAGGGGCGCGTCGTCTTCATCGACCCGGCGCTTTCGCCTGAAACGCGGACCACCAGGGTCCGGACGGAGTTCGCGAATCCCGATCTTCGGCTCAAGCCCGGCATGTATGGCGACGTCACGATCCACGTGAGGAAAAAACCCGTGCTGGCCGTGCCGCGCGAGGCCGTGCTCGATTCAGGCACCAAGACGCTTGCGTTCCTGGACGCGGGGGACGGGCGTTTCGAGCCGCGCGAAATCAAGACCGGCCGCACGTTCGACGGCTACACCGAGGTGATCGAGGGGCTGCAAGCGGGCGACAAGGTCGTGACCTCGGGAACGTTCCTGATCGATTCCGAGAGCAGGCTGATGGCGGCGACCAACATGATGGGGGCGCTCGGCATGGGCGGTATCAAGATGGAGCAGGCCCAGATGGGCGAGATGGATATGGGCGGGATGCCGGGCATGGCCGGGATGGAGGACATGAAGGGCATGGAGGGCATGGAGGGCAATGACATGAAGGGTATGCCCGGCATGCCCATGGGAGCTGCCGCGACGCCGTCCGCTCAGACGATCGGCGGGGTCACGCTCTCCCTGGAGACCGATCCCGCGCCTGCCCAAAAAGGCGACAACACGGTGCGGGTGACGGTTCGCGCCAACAACAAGCCGGTGACGGACGCCGTGGTCACGGTGGCGTACACCATGGCCATGCCGGGCATGGAGGTGGAGACCGTGAAAGCGACCCACACCAAGGACGGGGTCTATGAGGCGGTCGTAGATCTGGGGATGAGGGGCGCGTGGACCATTGACGCGACCGTGGCGCGAGGCAATTCCAAGCCCGTGACCGCGCAGTTCACCGTGCACGCCGGGAAATAA
- a CDS encoding CusA/CzcA family heavy metal efflux RND transporter, which yields MINRIIAWSAGNPFLLGLAAIGLSVWGAWAVVHTPVDALPDLSDVQVIIYTTWEGRSPNLVEDQITYPLVTSMLGAPHVRSVRGVSDFGFSYVYVIFEDRTDLYWARSRVLEYLSKISGRLPDGVTPILGPDATGVGWVYQYALVDTTGRHDLAELRSFQDWFLRYQLQAVPGVAEVASVGGFVKQYQIAVDPNKLLAYRMPLSRVIEAVRMSNNDVGGRAIEMAEREYMIRGRGYLQSIDDLALVALGADQSGTPILLRDVAAIALGPEMRRGVVELNGEGEVVGGVVVMRYGENALAVIDRVKAKLAQLAPAFPEGVEVATTYDRSDLIQRAIATLREKLLEVTVVVSLVCLVFLFHFRSALVAILTLPLALLLSFIAMQALGLTSNIMSLGGIAIAVGAMVDAAIVMIENAHRRLEHDELAATDARRRREIIIAAAKEVGCPLFFSLLIITVSFLPVFTLEAQEGRLFKPLAFTKTFAMFFASMLSITLVPLLMVAWIRGRITPAAKNPVNRALVAVYAPVARLALRHGAVVVVIAVVLVAAAVPIYRALGSEFMPPLNEGTILYMPTALPGISITKATQVLQQQDALLKTIPEVETVFGKIGRADTATDPAPLSMAETTITLKPESEWRPGMTWDGLIAEMDRLVRFPGMPNIWWMPIQTRTEMLATGVRSAVGVKILGRDLAEIDRVGQEIEGALADLPGTRSAFAERVTGGYYLDIGVDRGQAARYGLTVGDVEHVIEAAIGGVNVTTTVEGRERYPVNVRYPRGLREDPESLSRVLVPTPSGAAVPLGQLATIEATMGPSMVRDENGSLSGIVYVDVAGRDLAGYVKDAKQRVAERVTLPTGTSLVWAGSYEYLLRAQDRMKIVVPVTLLLVFVLLYLNFRSVAQTLIVLLSIPFAVVGSVLLLGLLHYNLSVAVWVGIIALAGVAAETGVVMLIYLDEAYQRWRREGRLRSRTDLLESVIEGAVLRVRPVVMTVSAIVFGLVPIMWSHGAGADVMKRIAAPMIGGMVTSTLLTLIVIPVIYLWWRGRSLEGSAPRLQNGEGLDAWDRKLAEGGRGREPVNQPG from the coding sequence GTGATCAACCGCATCATCGCGTGGAGCGCCGGGAACCCGTTCCTGCTCGGGCTCGCGGCCATCGGGCTGTCGGTGTGGGGCGCCTGGGCCGTGGTCCACACCCCGGTGGACGCGTTGCCTGACTTGTCGGATGTCCAGGTCATCATCTACACCACCTGGGAGGGACGCAGCCCGAATCTGGTCGAAGATCAGATCACCTACCCGCTGGTGACCAGCATGCTCGGCGCCCCGCACGTGCGATCGGTGCGCGGGGTGTCGGATTTCGGATTTTCGTACGTCTACGTGATCTTCGAGGATCGGACCGATCTCTATTGGGCGCGCAGCCGCGTGCTGGAGTACCTCAGTAAGATCAGCGGGCGCTTGCCGGACGGCGTCACACCCATTCTGGGTCCCGACGCCACCGGCGTGGGATGGGTGTATCAGTACGCGCTGGTCGACACGACGGGACGGCACGACCTAGCCGAGCTGCGCTCGTTTCAGGATTGGTTCCTCCGTTATCAACTCCAGGCGGTTCCGGGCGTGGCCGAGGTGGCGTCGGTGGGCGGGTTCGTCAAGCAGTACCAGATCGCGGTCGATCCCAACAAGTTGCTGGCGTACCGCATGCCGCTCTCCCGCGTGATCGAGGCGGTACGGATGAGCAACAACGACGTGGGCGGCCGCGCAATCGAGATGGCGGAACGCGAATACATGATTCGCGGCCGCGGGTATCTGCAATCGATCGACGACTTGGCGCTGGTGGCGCTGGGCGCGGATCAATCCGGGACCCCGATCCTTCTGCGCGATGTGGCCGCGATCGCGCTCGGACCCGAGATGCGCCGCGGTGTCGTGGAACTCAACGGCGAAGGCGAGGTCGTGGGCGGCGTGGTGGTCATGCGCTACGGGGAGAACGCGCTCGCGGTGATCGATCGCGTCAAAGCCAAGCTGGCCCAACTCGCGCCGGCCTTTCCCGAGGGCGTCGAGGTCGCGACCACCTACGACCGGTCGGACCTGATCCAGCGCGCGATCGCCACCTTGCGCGAGAAGTTGCTGGAGGTCACGGTCGTCGTCAGCCTGGTCTGCCTCGTGTTCCTGTTCCACTTTCGATCAGCCTTGGTCGCCATTCTCACGCTGCCGCTCGCGCTTCTCCTCTCCTTTATCGCCATGCAGGCCCTGGGCCTGACCTCCAACATCATGTCGTTGGGCGGCATCGCCATCGCGGTGGGAGCCATGGTGGACGCCGCGATCGTGATGATCGAAAACGCTCACCGGCGACTGGAGCACGATGAGTTGGCCGCCACCGACGCACGGCGACGGCGAGAAATCATTATTGCAGCTGCCAAAGAAGTCGGGTGCCCGCTGTTCTTCTCGCTGTTGATCATCACCGTGTCGTTCTTGCCCGTGTTCACCTTGGAAGCGCAAGAGGGTCGGCTGTTCAAACCGCTGGCCTTCACCAAGACCTTTGCGATGTTCTTCGCGTCCATGCTCTCGATCACGCTCGTCCCGCTCTTGATGGTGGCCTGGATCCGAGGGCGCATCACGCCGGCCGCCAAGAACCCGGTGAACCGGGCGCTCGTCGCCGTGTACGCCCCCGTGGCGCGGCTGGCGCTGCGCCACGGAGCCGTGGTGGTGGTCATCGCGGTGGTGCTGGTCGCCGCCGCGGTTCCGATCTATCGCGCGCTGGGGTCCGAGTTCATGCCCCCCCTCAACGAGGGGACCATCCTCTATATGCCGACCGCGTTGCCCGGGATTTCCATCACCAAAGCCACCCAGGTGCTCCAACAACAGGATGCGCTGTTGAAGACCATTCCCGAGGTCGAGACGGTGTTCGGCAAGATCGGTCGCGCCGACACCGCGACCGATCCCGCGCCGCTGTCCATGGCCGAAACTACGATCACGCTCAAACCCGAATCGGAATGGCGTCCCGGGATGACGTGGGACGGCCTGATCGCGGAGATGGACCGGTTGGTGCGCTTTCCCGGCATGCCGAATATCTGGTGGATGCCGATCCAGACCCGTACCGAGATGTTGGCTACCGGGGTGCGCAGTGCGGTGGGGGTCAAGATCTTGGGCCGCGATCTGGCCGAGATCGACCGGGTGGGCCAGGAAATCGAAGGGGCGCTGGCCGATCTGCCCGGCACGCGCAGCGCGTTTGCGGAGCGGGTGACCGGCGGCTACTACCTCGACATCGGAGTTGACCGGGGGCAGGCTGCGCGGTACGGCCTCACGGTCGGCGACGTCGAACACGTGATCGAGGCGGCCATCGGGGGCGTCAATGTGACGACCACGGTGGAGGGTCGCGAGCGGTACCCGGTCAACGTGCGATACCCCCGTGGGTTGCGGGAGGACCCGGAGAGCCTCTCGCGCGTGCTGGTGCCGACGCCCAGCGGAGCCGCGGTGCCGCTGGGCCAGCTCGCCACCATCGAGGCCACGATGGGACCCTCGATGGTCCGCGATGAGAACGGTTCGCTGTCAGGGATCGTCTACGTGGACGTGGCGGGCCGCGACCTGGCGGGCTACGTGAAGGACGCCAAGCAACGAGTCGCCGAGCGGGTGACGCTCCCCACCGGCACCTCGCTGGTCTGGGCAGGTTCCTACGAATACCTGTTGCGGGCGCAAGACCGGATGAAGATCGTGGTCCCGGTCACGCTGCTGCTCGTCTTCGTGTTGCTGTACCTGAACTTTCGGTCGGTGGCGCAAACCCTGATCGTCCTGCTCTCGATCCCGTTTGCGGTGGTGGGCAGCGTGTTGTTGCTGGGCCTGCTCCACTACAACCTCAGCGTCGCGGTGTGGGTGGGAATCATTGCGCTGGCCGGCGTGGCCGCAGAGACGGGGGTGGTCATGCTCATCTACCTGGACGAGGCCTACCAGCGGTGGCGACGCGAAGGGAGGCTACGCAGCCGAACCGATCTGCTCGAGAGCGTGATCGAAGGCGCGGTGCTGCGCGTGCGGCCGGTGGTGATGACGGTGTCGGCCATTGTGTTCGGGCTCGTGCCGATCATGTGGAGCCACGGAGCAGGCGCGGACGTGATGAAACGCATCGCCGCACCCATGATCGGCGGCATGGTCACGTCCACGCTCCTGACGTTGATTGTGATCCCGGTGATCTATTTGTGGTGGAGGGGCCGGTCCCTGGAGGGATCTGCTCCGCGATTGCAGAACGGTGAAGGGTTGGATGCGTGGGATCGGAAGCTCGCTGAAGGGGGAAGAGGGCGGGAGCCGGTGAACCAACCGGGGTGA
- a CDS encoding glucosidase gives MSASRTTDHGPRGAEARRLADDAARKTSWKRWGPYLAERAWGTVREDYSPHGSFWEHLPHDHARSRAFRWTEDGLAGFCDRHQYICFALALWNERDPILKERLFGLSGHEGNHGEDVKEYYFYLDSTPTHSYVRTLYKYPQAAFPYDRLVAENQRRGRTHPEFELLETGVFDGNRYFDVFVEYAKAAPDDVLIRISVVNRGPEAAPLRLLPTVWFRNTWAWGLDARIPALRRVGGPPNARVIALQHHYYGRRWLACDGQPDLLFTENNTNHRRLFGVENLSLYVKDGINDAIVQGRGDAVNPRPVGTKASAHYAFALGPGASATVRLRLTDQDPDGGAPLFGPNFDQTMQTRRKEADEFYAEVIPGNATADAGSVMRQAFAGLLWSKQFYHYDISRWLRGDPAGPDPPAERLSGRNHEWMHLHNADVISMPDKWEYPWYAAWDLAFHCIPLALVDPQFAKDQLLLFLREWYMHPNGQLPAYEGALGDVNPPVHAWAAWRVYKIEKKHWGRADRRFLERVFHKLLLNFTWWVNRKDAAGRNVFQGGFLGLDNIGVFDRSVSFPGGGHIEQSDATSWMGMYCLNMLVIALELSRENPAYEDVATKFFEHFVYICRAMNDLGGAGVGLWDPEDRFYYDVLQQPDRKPFPLKVRSMVGLIPLFAVETLDSDTVDRVPGFKRRLQWFIEHRPELANHVETRTVGDEHVHRFLSLVNRDRLGSVLRTMLDEREFLSPYGVRSLSACHRDRPYTLVCDGTEHRVAYEPAESRSGLFGGNSNWRGPVWFPVNFLLIESLQKFHYFLGDGYTVECPSGSGKLMTLREVGEELSRRLTRIFLRGADGRRPVYGDNPTFQHDPHWRDLVLFYEYFHGDDGAGLGASHQTGWTALVAKLLQQLGH, from the coding sequence ATGAGCGCCTCGCGTACGACTGACCACGGCCCGCGCGGCGCCGAAGCTCGGCGTCTGGCGGACGATGCCGCCCGCAAGACCAGTTGGAAACGCTGGGGGCCGTATCTGGCGGAGCGCGCCTGGGGCACGGTGCGGGAGGACTACAGCCCCCACGGATCGTTCTGGGAGCATCTTCCGCACGATCACGCGCGCTCTCGCGCCTTTCGATGGACCGAGGACGGTTTGGCCGGCTTCTGCGACCGCCACCAGTACATCTGTTTCGCCCTGGCGCTCTGGAACGAACGCGACCCCATCCTGAAGGAACGGCTCTTTGGTCTGAGCGGCCACGAAGGCAACCACGGCGAAGACGTCAAGGAATACTATTTCTATCTGGATTCGACGCCGACCCACTCCTACGTGCGGACGCTGTACAAGTACCCGCAGGCGGCTTTTCCCTACGACCGCTTGGTGGCGGAGAATCAGCGCCGCGGGCGGACCCACCCCGAGTTTGAATTGCTGGAGACCGGCGTGTTCGACGGGAACCGGTACTTCGATGTCTTCGTCGAGTACGCCAAGGCCGCGCCCGACGATGTGTTGATCCGGATCTCGGTGGTCAATCGCGGACCCGAGGCCGCGCCGCTTCGCCTCTTGCCGACCGTCTGGTTTCGCAACACCTGGGCCTGGGGGCTCGACGCGAGGATCCCGGCCCTCCGCAGGGTCGGCGGCCCGCCCAACGCACGCGTCATTGCGCTTCAGCATCACTACTACGGTCGGCGGTGGCTCGCGTGCGACGGCCAACCCGACCTGTTGTTCACCGAGAACAACACCAACCACCGCCGGCTGTTCGGCGTGGAGAATCTTTCGCTCTACGTGAAGGACGGTATCAACGACGCGATCGTGCAGGGCCGTGGCGACGCGGTCAACCCGCGTCCGGTCGGGACCAAGGCCTCGGCGCACTATGCGTTCGCGCTCGGACCGGGTGCGTCCGCCACGGTCCGGCTTCGGCTGACCGATCAAGACCCCGACGGCGGAGCGCCGCTCTTCGGGCCGAACTTCGACCAGACCATGCAGACGCGTCGAAAGGAGGCCGATGAATTTTACGCCGAGGTCATCCCCGGCAACGCCACCGCGGACGCCGGCAGCGTGATGCGCCAGGCGTTCGCAGGACTGTTGTGGAGCAAACAGTTCTACCACTATGACATCAGCCGCTGGCTCCGGGGCGATCCGGCCGGACCGGATCCGCCGGCCGAGCGCCTGTCCGGCCGCAACCACGAATGGATGCACCTGCACAACGCGGACGTGATCTCCATGCCGGACAAGTGGGAATACCCGTGGTACGCGGCGTGGGACCTCGCGTTCCACTGCATCCCGCTCGCGCTCGTGGACCCGCAATTCGCCAAGGACCAGCTCCTGCTGTTTCTGCGCGAGTGGTACATGCATCCCAACGGGCAGTTGCCGGCCTACGAGGGCGCCTTAGGGGACGTCAACCCCCCGGTCCACGCGTGGGCCGCCTGGCGGGTCTACAAGATCGAGAAAAAGCACTGGGGCCGGGCGGATCGCCGCTTTCTGGAACGCGTCTTTCATAAACTCCTGCTCAATTTCACGTGGTGGGTCAATCGCAAAGACGCGGCTGGCCGCAACGTGTTCCAGGGCGGGTTCTTGGGGTTGGACAACATCGGCGTGTTCGACCGCAGCGTGTCGTTCCCGGGAGGCGGGCACATCGAGCAGTCGGACGCCACGAGCTGGATGGGCATGTATTGCCTGAACATGCTGGTCATCGCGCTGGAGCTCTCCCGGGAGAATCCGGCCTACGAAGACGTAGCCACCAAGTTCTTCGAACACTTCGTGTACATCTGCCGGGCCATGAACGACCTCGGCGGGGCCGGCGTCGGGCTCTGGGACCCGGAGGACCGGTTCTATTACGACGTGCTCCAACAACCCGACCGCAAGCCGTTCCCGCTGAAGGTCCGTTCCATGGTCGGCTTGATCCCGCTCTTCGCGGTGGAGACGCTCGACTCCGACACGGTGGACCGCGTGCCCGGGTTCAAGCGCCGCCTGCAATGGTTCATCGAACACCGGCCCGAGCTGGCGAACCACGTGGAAACGCGCACGGTGGGCGACGAACACGTGCACCGCTTCCTGTCCCTGGTCAACCGGGACCGCCTGGGCTCGGTGCTGCGCACCATGCTGGATGAACGCGAATTTCTCTCGCCCTACGGCGTGCGCTCGTTGTCGGCGTGCCATCGCGACCGTCCCTACACCCTGGTGTGCGACGGGACCGAACACCGCGTCGCGTACGAGCCCGCCGAGTCGCGTTCCGGCCTGTTCGGCGGCAACTCGAACTGGCGGGGCCCGGTCTGGTTCCCCGTCAACTTCCTGCTCATCGAGTCGCTCCAGAAGTTCCACTACTTTCTGGGCGACGGGTACACGGTCGAGTGCCCCTCGGGCTCCGGGAAGTTAATGACGCTGCGGGAGGTCGGGGAGGAGCTCTCCCGGCGGCTCACGCGGATCTTCTTGCGAGGCGCCGACGGCCGTCGCCCCGTGTACGGAGACAACCCCACGTTTCAGCACGACCCCCACTGGCGCGACCTCGTGCTGTTTTACGAGTACTTCCACGGGGACGACGGCGCCGGCCTGGGCGCGAGCCACCAAACCGGCTGGACCGCGCTGGTGGCCAAGCTCCTTCAACAACTCGGCCACTGA
- a CDS encoding uracil-DNA glycosylase, translated as MWTVLRRDIIGCTACPRLVAHRERVAREKRRQFCNDEYWGRPLPGFGEADARLLIIGLAPAAHGGNRTGRMFTGDSSGDWLARALHGAGFANQPTSRSRDDGLRLQDAYITAAVRCAPPENKPTPKEFATCRQYLIRELGLLRRVTVVVALGKFAFDAYLGARSETGLEAPKPRPAFGHGAAYALADGVTLIASYHPSRQNTQTGRLTRPMLSSVFLSARRVLDRRRADRARAGDAPPTGPRDERLAYD; from the coding sequence ATGTGGACCGTTCTGCGACGGGACATCATCGGCTGCACCGCGTGTCCCCGGCTCGTGGCGCACCGCGAGCGCGTGGCGCGCGAGAAACGTCGCCAATTCTGCAACGACGAGTATTGGGGCCGGCCGCTGCCGGGCTTCGGCGAGGCCGATGCGCGGCTTTTGATCATCGGGTTGGCGCCGGCCGCGCACGGGGGCAACCGCACCGGCCGCATGTTCACGGGTGATTCCAGCGGCGACTGGCTCGCGCGGGCGCTGCACGGGGCGGGGTTTGCCAACCAGCCGACCTCCCGATCCCGTGACGACGGACTGCGCTTGCAGGACGCGTATATCACCGCAGCGGTGCGTTGCGCGCCGCCCGAGAACAAGCCCACCCCCAAGGAGTTCGCGACCTGCCGTCAATACCTGATCCGCGAGCTGGGGCTGCTGCGGCGCGTGACGGTGGTGGTGGCGCTGGGGAAGTTCGCGTTCGACGCGTACCTGGGTGCGCGGTCGGAGACCGGGCTCGAAGCGCCGAAGCCGCGACCCGCCTTTGGCCACGGGGCCGCCTACGCGCTGGCCGACGGCGTCACGCTCATCGCGTCCTACCACCCCAGTCGCCAGAACACCCAAACCGGCAGGCTCACGCGTCCGATGCTCTCCAGCGTGTTCCTGTCCGCGCGCCGCGTGCTCGATCGGCGCCGCGCGGACCGCGCCCGGGCCGGCGACGCGCCGCCCACGGGTCCTCGCGATGAGCGCCTCGCGTACGACTGA
- a CDS encoding heavy metal-responsive transcriptional regulator has protein sequence MKPSTIGWLAREAGVRVDTVRYYERRGLIPPPSRRDSGYREYTDDDLARVRFIRRAKDLGFSLAEIAELLNLRVDRRKTCADVKREAERKMAEIDQRIAELARMRGALKGLAAACRGQGPTNECPILDNFDQAPGNRGRRR, from the coding sequence ATGAAACCTTCGACCATTGGGTGGCTCGCCAGAGAGGCGGGTGTCCGGGTGGACACGGTTCGCTATTACGAGCGCCGGGGCTTGATCCCGCCGCCCTCTCGGCGCGACTCGGGCTATCGGGAGTATACCGACGACGACCTCGCGCGGGTCCGGTTCATCCGGCGGGCCAAGGACCTGGGGTTTTCGCTGGCGGAGATTGCCGAGCTGTTGAATCTGCGGGTCGACCGCCGGAAGACCTGCGCGGACGTCAAGCGCGAAGCGGAGCGGAAGATGGCCGAGATCGATCAACGAATCGCCGAACTCGCGCGAATGCGCGGCGCCCTGAAGGGTCTGGCTGCAGCCTGTCGGGGACAGGGCCCCACGAACGAGTGCCCGATCCTCGACAACTTTGACCAAGCGCCTGGTAACCGGGGAAGGAGGCGGTGA